From Xyrauchen texanus isolate HMW12.3.18 chromosome 12, RBS_HiC_50CHRs, whole genome shotgun sequence, one genomic window encodes:
- the LOC127653114 gene encoding protein FAM104A, translating into MLTENGKRQRAEGDGEDVQMPPAKRLSSTLQSTDTARESWESESSSSESGISSPEHAAGGSSSHCGLDIIGPHTGPVPCSPVSASKQSCPVNLLPYQHINQVLREAHFHSLQSRAQSKHR; encoded by the exons ATGCTAACAGAAAACGG GAAGCGTCAGCGTGCTGAAGGTGATGGTGAAGATGTTCAAATGCCTCCGGCCAAAAGACTGAGTTCAACTCTCCAGAGTACTGACACTGCCAGAGAATCATGGGAGTCTGAG TCTTCCAGTAGTGAGAGTGGCATCAGCAGTCCAGAACATGCCGCTGGTGGCAGCAGCAGTCATTGTGGTCTGGACATTATTGGGCCCCACACTGGCCCCGTCCCCTGCAGTCCCGTCAGTGCCTCCAAGCAGTCATGCCCTGTGAACCTACTCCCATACCAGCACATCAACCAGGTCCTAAGAGAGGCTCATTTCCACAGCTTACAAAGCCGAGCTCAGTCCAAGCACAGGTGA